In Arthrobacter ramosus, one DNA window encodes the following:
- a CDS encoding FAD-dependent oxidoreductase codes for MSSSTTVGTAARPLRVAVVGSGPAGVYAADILTKSEAVKSGELTVSIDLFDRYPAPYGLIRYGVAPDHPRIKGIVNALHKVLDRGDIRFFGNVDYGTDISIEDLRTHYDAVIFATGAIKDADLNIPGIELEGSFGGADFVSWYDGHPDVSREWPLDATSVAVLGNGNVALDVARVLSKHADDLLVTEIPDNVYAGLKASPVTDVHVFGRRGPAQVKFTPLELRELSHSKDVDIILYAEDFEFDDESDRQIQTNNQTKTMVGTLTNWIAEQPEDLSELKASRRLHLHFLHSPLEIVDSEEAPGKVASIKFERTELDGTGNARGTGEVVDYPVQAVYRAIGYFGSALPDVEFDHQRGVVTNDGGRVLDASGEHVPGLYATGWIKRGPIGLIGHTKGDALETVTYLLEDRENLPLAAVPEADAVVELLDARGVKFTSWEGWLALDAHELALGAAASEAGTSHGVEVKRERIKVVPREDMVDISRDGVAAQV; via the coding sequence GTGTCATCTAGCACCACCGTAGGAACCGCCGCACGTCCGCTGCGCGTCGCCGTCGTCGGCTCCGGCCCGGCCGGCGTCTACGCAGCTGACATCCTGACCAAGAGCGAGGCCGTCAAGAGCGGCGAGCTGACGGTCAGCATCGACCTCTTCGACCGCTACCCGGCCCCCTACGGCCTGATCCGCTACGGCGTTGCCCCGGACCACCCCCGCATCAAGGGCATCGTGAACGCCCTGCACAAGGTCCTGGACCGCGGCGACATCCGCTTCTTCGGCAACGTCGACTACGGCACGGACATCTCCATCGAGGACCTGCGCACGCATTACGACGCCGTGATCTTCGCCACCGGCGCCATCAAGGACGCGGACCTGAACATCCCCGGCATCGAGCTTGAAGGTTCCTTCGGCGGCGCCGACTTCGTCTCCTGGTACGACGGCCACCCGGACGTTTCCCGCGAATGGCCGCTCGACGCCACCTCCGTGGCTGTGCTCGGCAACGGCAACGTGGCACTCGACGTGGCCCGTGTCCTCTCCAAGCACGCGGACGACCTCCTGGTCACCGAAATTCCGGACAACGTCTACGCCGGACTCAAGGCTTCCCCGGTGACCGACGTTCACGTCTTCGGCCGCCGCGGTCCGGCGCAGGTGAAGTTCACCCCGCTGGAGCTCCGCGAACTGTCCCACTCCAAGGACGTGGACATCATCCTCTACGCCGAGGACTTCGAGTTCGACGACGAGTCGGACCGCCAGATCCAGACGAACAACCAGACCAAGACCATGGTGGGAACCCTTACCAACTGGATCGCCGAGCAGCCCGAGGACCTCTCCGAGCTCAAGGCCTCCCGTCGCCTGCACCTGCACTTCCTGCACAGCCCGTTGGAGATCGTGGATTCCGAAGAGGCCCCGGGCAAGGTTGCCTCGATCAAGTTCGAGCGCACAGAGCTGGACGGCACGGGCAACGCGCGCGGTACCGGCGAGGTGGTCGACTACCCGGTCCAGGCCGTATACCGCGCGATCGGCTACTTCGGTTCCGCCCTGCCGGACGTCGAGTTCGACCACCAGCGCGGGGTCGTGACGAACGACGGCGGCCGCGTGCTGGACGCTTCCGGCGAGCACGTTCCCGGCTTGTACGCCACGGGCTGGATCAAGCGTGGTCCCATCGGCCTCATCGGCCATACCAAGGGCGACGCACTGGAGACGGTCACGTACCTCCTGGAAGACCGTGAAAACCTGCCGCTCGCCGCAGTTCCCGAGGCGGACGCCGTCGTCGAGCTCCTGGACGCCCGCGGCGTGAAGTTCACCAGCTGGGAAGGCTGGCTGGCCCTGGATGCCCACGAGCTCGCTTTGGGTGCCGCCGCTTCCGAAGCCGGTACATCGCACGGCGTCGAGGTCAAGCGCGAACGCATCAAGGTTGTGCCGCGTGAGGACATGGTGGACATCTCCCGCGACGGCGTGGCCGCACAGGTCTAG